In Amycolatopsis sp. EV170708-02-1, the following are encoded in one genomic region:
- a CDS encoding MFS transporter, whose protein sequence is MTGERLDGRYAKLWAASTTSALGSGLATVAAPLLIASRTDEPLVVSGGFAVAWLPWLLFSLPGGVLVDRVDRRKLMIILDWIRVPAVALLAVAITAGNVDIALLYAVLFVINASEVVFRTASGAMLPAIVPKSLLERANGRLYAGTTLAHGMLSGPLSGFLFGVAASIPFYVNAGTYAVSALLLGLIAGAYRSRPGDDPGEPVVRRSIRAEAAEGFRWLAGQRLLRTMVGLIGMLNLTLVAATSVLVLLAKERLQLGSVGYGLLFTCMAVGGLLGSVTGDRLIRWCTPTWTLRIGLLIEAGTHLVLATSTNAPVVGVTLFLFGVHGALWGIVGSSLRQRLTPPDMLGRVGSTSLFIIAGGNCVGALLGGAVASKFGLTTPYWAGFVVAVLVSALTWRVFDRAIVSAAYEDEPAVSR, encoded by the coding sequence ATGACTGGGGAGCGGCTCGACGGCAGGTACGCGAAGCTCTGGGCGGCGAGTACGACGTCCGCGCTGGGCAGTGGTCTCGCGACGGTGGCGGCACCGCTGCTGATCGCTTCCCGCACCGACGAACCGCTCGTGGTCTCGGGCGGTTTCGCGGTGGCGTGGCTGCCTTGGCTGCTCTTCTCACTGCCGGGCGGGGTGCTCGTCGACCGGGTGGACCGGCGGAAGCTGATGATCATCCTGGATTGGATCCGCGTCCCCGCCGTCGCGCTGCTGGCCGTCGCGATCACGGCGGGAAACGTCGACATCGCCTTGTTGTACGCGGTCCTCTTCGTGATCAACGCGAGCGAGGTCGTATTCCGGACGGCGAGCGGGGCGATGTTGCCCGCGATCGTCCCGAAGTCCTTGCTGGAGCGGGCGAACGGGCGGCTGTACGCCGGGACGACGCTGGCCCACGGCATGCTTTCCGGCCCGCTGAGCGGTTTCCTGTTCGGTGTCGCGGCGAGCATCCCGTTCTACGTCAACGCCGGCACGTACGCGGTCAGCGCACTGCTGCTCGGGCTCATCGCCGGTGCCTATCGATCGCGACCCGGCGACGATCCCGGCGAGCCCGTCGTGCGGCGCTCGATACGGGCGGAGGCGGCCGAGGGATTCCGGTGGCTGGCCGGTCAGCGCCTGCTGCGGACCATGGTCGGGCTGATCGGCATGCTGAACCTGACGCTCGTCGCGGCCACCTCCGTGCTGGTGTTGCTGGCGAAGGAGCGGCTCCAGCTGGGGTCCGTCGGCTACGGCCTGCTGTTCACCTGCATGGCGGTGGGCGGGCTGCTCGGCTCGGTCACCGGAGACCGGCTGATCAGGTGGTGCACGCCGACGTGGACCTTGCGGATCGGGCTGCTGATCGAGGCCGGGACCCATCTGGTGCTGGCGACGAGCACGAACGCGCCGGTGGTGGGGGTGACGCTGTTCCTGTTCGGGGTGCACGGCGCGCTGTGGGGCATCGTCGGCAGCTCCCTGCGTCAGCGGCTCACCCCGCCGGACATGCTCGGCAGGGTCGGCAGCACGAGCCTGTTCATCATCGCGGGCGGCAATTGCGTCGGCGCGTTGCTCGGCGGTGCGGTGGCGTCGAAGTTCGGGCTGACGACGCCGTACTGGGCCGGTTTCGTGGTGGCGGTGCTCGTTTCCGCGCTCACCTGGCGGGTGTTCGACCGCGCGATCGTCTCCGCGGCCTACGAGGACGAGCCCGCCGTCAGCCGTTGA
- the folE gene encoding GTP cyclohydrolase I FolE — translation MSTPALRVVHETGPGPDLAAAEAAAADLLTALGIPLDSESLRGTPGRMARAYAELFTPRPFDLTTFPNDEGYDELVLARGIPVRSVCEHHLLPFVGVAHVGYLPGERILGLSKLARIVEHFACRPQVQERLTKQVADWLEEQLEPRGVGVVIEAEHSCMTLRGVQAVGSSTVTSTLLGTLREDARSRQEFFALTGING, via the coding sequence ATGTCCACTCCCGCCTTGCGCGTCGTGCACGAAACCGGGCCGGGGCCGGACCTGGCGGCCGCCGAAGCCGCGGCCGCCGATCTCCTCACCGCGCTGGGTATCCCACTGGACTCCGAGAGTCTCCGCGGCACGCCGGGCCGGATGGCGCGCGCGTACGCCGAGCTGTTCACCCCTCGGCCGTTCGATCTGACGACGTTCCCCAACGACGAGGGCTACGACGAACTCGTCCTCGCCAGGGGGATCCCGGTCCGGTCCGTCTGTGAACACCACCTGCTGCCGTTCGTCGGCGTCGCGCACGTGGGTTACCTGCCCGGCGAGCGCATCCTCGGCCTCTCCAAGCTGGCGAGGATCGTCGAGCACTTCGCCTGTCGTCCGCAGGTCCAGGAGCGGCTGACGAAGCAGGTCGCCGACTGGCTGGAGGAGCAGCTCGAACCCCGCGGCGTCGGCGTGGTGATCGAAGCCGAGCACTCGTGCATGACGTTGCGCGGCGTCCAGGCCGTCGGTTCGAGCACCGTCACCTCCACCCTGCTCGGCACGCTCCGCGAAGACGCCCGTTCCCGGCAGGAGTTCTTCGCGCTCACCGGCATCAACGGCTGA
- a CDS encoding metalloregulator ArsR/SmtB family transcription factor → MYVTVPDPDGLDAPAIAAVAALDDDLRRGMYAYARRARRPVTRDEAAAAVGISRKLAAFHLDKLVDAGLLRFGFAAGPVVKVGRRPKVYEPVDDTIQVQLPARRHEVLADILAEAVLAEESGETAREAVRRVAGERGFAAGEEERARTRPGRLGAERALTVAEGMLRRYGFEPSRDSRTCVRLRNCPFHPLAAKAPDLVCGINQAFLAGFLNGVRAGNVEAALVPGVAECCVELRQAE, encoded by the coding sequence GTGTACGTGACAGTGCCCGACCCGGACGGCCTCGACGCCCCCGCCATCGCCGCGGTGGCGGCTCTCGACGACGACCTTCGCCGGGGTATGTACGCCTACGCCCGGCGCGCGCGGCGCCCGGTCACGCGGGACGAGGCGGCGGCCGCGGTGGGGATCTCCCGCAAGCTCGCCGCCTTCCACCTCGACAAACTCGTGGATGCCGGGCTGCTCAGATTCGGTTTCGCGGCGGGCCCGGTGGTGAAGGTGGGGCGCAGGCCGAAGGTCTACGAACCCGTCGACGACACCATCCAGGTGCAGCTTCCGGCGCGGCGGCACGAGGTTCTCGCGGACATCCTCGCCGAGGCGGTGCTCGCCGAAGAGTCCGGTGAGACGGCGAGGGAAGCCGTGCGCCGGGTCGCGGGGGAGCGTGGCTTCGCGGCGGGCGAGGAGGAACGCGCGCGGACGCGGCCCGGCAGGCTCGGCGCGGAACGCGCACTCACCGTGGCCGAGGGGATGCTTCGCCGCTATGGCTTCGAACCGAGCCGGGACAGCAGGACCTGCGTCCGCCTGCGGAACTGCCCGTTCCACCCGCTGGCCGCGAAGGCCCCGGACCTGGTCTGCGGGATCAACCAGGCCTTCCTGGCCGGTTTCCTGAACGGCGTGCGCGCTGGGAACGTGGAAGCGGCCCTCGTTCCCGGCGTGGCCGAGTGCTGTGTGGAGCTACGGCAGGCCGAATAG
- a CDS encoding carboxymuconolactone decarboxylase family protein — protein sequence METRIPNPAIANPATLKALIALAESTGDTGVPKTTHYLMHVRASQINGCSGCLEMHTKEMRKAGESDERIFTVAAWRDTAYYTDAERAALALAEAVTRIADRADPVDDAVWNEAARHYDEKQLSSLVLSIAAINTWNRLNVATRQIAGAA from the coding sequence ATGGAAACCCGGATCCCCAACCCCGCGATCGCGAACCCGGCCACTTTGAAGGCCCTGATCGCGCTGGCGGAGTCGACCGGCGACACCGGTGTCCCGAAGACCACGCACTACCTCATGCACGTCCGTGCGAGCCAGATCAACGGATGCAGCGGCTGCCTGGAGATGCACACCAAGGAAATGCGCAAGGCCGGCGAGTCCGACGAACGGATCTTCACCGTGGCGGCGTGGCGTGACACGGCCTACTACACCGACGCCGAACGCGCGGCGCTCGCGCTGGCCGAGGCCGTCACCCGGATCGCGGACCGGGCCGACCCGGTCGACGACGCGGTCTGGAACGAGGCCGCTCGCCACTACGACGAAAAGCAGCTCTCCAGCCTGGTCCTGTCCATCGCCGCCATCAACACCTGGAACCGGCTCAACGTCGCGACGCGGCAGATCGCCGGCGCCGCCTGA